One genomic window of Ziziphus jujuba cultivar Dongzao chromosome 4, ASM3175591v1 includes the following:
- the LOC107416952 gene encoding equilibrative nucleotide transporter 3 isoform X2, translating to MVVCWLLGNGCLFSWNSMLTIEDYYGYLFPDYHPSRVLTLVYQPFALGTLAVLAYHEAKINTRRRNLFGYILFFLSSVLVLVLDLATSGKGGLGTFIGICAISGAFGVADAHVQGGMVGDLSFMLPEFVQSFLAGLAASGALTSALRLITKAAFENTKDGLRKGAILFFAISAFFELLCVLLYAFAFPKMPIVKYYRSKAASEGSKTVSADLAAGGIQTLLEIDGEDPNKLQRLSNKELLFQNMDYALDMFLIYVLTLSIFPGFLSEDTGSHSLGTWYALVLIAMYNVCDLIGRYIPLFKFLKLTSRRGLMIAILSRFLLIPAFYFTAKYGDQGWMILLTSFLGLTNGYFTVCVLTSAPKGYKGPEQNALGNLLVLFLVGGLFAGVTLDWLWLIGKGW from the exons ATGGTAGTATGTTGGCTTCTTGGAAATGGGTGCCTTTTTTCGTGGAACAGCATGCTTACAATAGAAGACTACTATGGTTACTTGTTCCCG GATTACCATCCGTCAAGGGTTCTCACGCTTGTGTATCAGCCATTTGCCCTGGGAACACTTGCAGTACTGGCGTACCATGAGGCAAAAATCAATACTAGGCGACGGAACCTGTTTGGATATATTCTGTTTTTCTTGAGTTCTGTTTTGGTATTAGTT TTAGATTTAGCAACATCTGGTAAAGGAGGGCTTGGAACTTTTATTGGAATATGTGCTATAAGTGGTGCCTTTGGAGTTGCAGATGCTCATGTTCAGGGTGGGATGGTTGGAGATCTTTCCTTCATGCTTCCTGAATTTGTTCAA TCTTTCCTTGCTGGTTTGGCTGCATCAGGAGCTCTAACCTCTGCTTTGAGGTTAATTACAAAGGCAGCATTTGAGAATACCAAGGATGGTCTTCGCAAGGGAGCTA TTCTATTCTTTGCCATCTCTGCTTTTTTTGAGCTTCTATGTGTTCTTCTATATGCATTTGCTTTTCCAAAAATGCCAATTGTTAAATATTACCGCTCCAAGGCAGCTTCAGAAGGATCTAAAACTGTCTCAGCTGATCTTGCTGCTGGTGGCATCCAGACATTACTTGAAATA GATGGGGAAGATCCTAATAAACTACAGCGGCTAAGCAACAAAGAACTGTTATTTCAGAATATGGATTATGCACTTGATATGTTTCTGATATATGTGCTAACATTATCTATTTTTCCTGGATTTTTATCTGAAGATACTGGATCTCACAGTTTGGGTACATG GTATGCACTGGTCTTAATTGCCATGTACAATGTGTGTGATCTTATTGGAAGATACATTCCACTCTTTAAATTCCTGAAGTTGACATCCAGGAGAGGACTGATGATAGCGATTCTTTCTCGTTTCTTACTCATTCCGGCATTTTATTTCACTGCCAAGTATGGTGATCAGGGCTGGATGATATTGTTGACGTCCTTCCTGGGTCTAACTAATGGCTACTTTACTGTCTGTGTCCTTACTTCTGCACCCAAAGGTTACAAG GGACCGGAGCAAAATGCATTGGGAAACCTTCTGGTATTGTTTCTTGTAGGAGGGTTATTTGCGGGGGTCACACTTGATTGGTTGTGGCTTATAGGCAAGGGCTGgtga
- the LOC107416944 gene encoding tryptophan decarboxylase TDC2, whose product MGSLDLNYDDESFSSRRQFKPLDPEEFRKQAHQMVDFIVDYYQKIESYPVLSQVQPGYLRTRIPQTAPYSPESLETIFTDIASDIIPGMTHWLSPNFFAFFPATVSTAAFLGEMLSTCFNSVGFNWLASPAATELEMVVMDWLANMLKLPKSFMFSGTGGGVIQSTTSESVLVTLIAARDRALDKIGAENMKKLVVYGSDQTHSMFVKASKLAGIHPSNIRSIPTNLHNEFSLCPAVLRNVVEADVAEGLVPLYLCATVGTTSTTAIDPVQPLAEVANDHGMWIHVDAAYAGSACICPEFRHYLNGVERVDSLSLSPHKWLLSYLDCCCLWVKRPGILVKALSTNPEYLRNKPSDSDAVVDFKDWQVGTGRKFKSLRLWMVLRSCGIANLQNHIRSDIRMAKMFERLVKLDPRFEIVTPRRFALVCFRLNPFPSSNAERTELMNRKLLEWINSSGQIYVSHTIVGGVYMLRFAIGATLTEERHVVAAWTLIRNGAEELLKGLVI is encoded by the coding sequence ATGGGTAGCCTAGATTTGAACTACGATGACGAGTCTTTCTCATCTCGCCGCCAGTTCAAACCCTTAGACCCCGAAGAATTCCGCAAACAAGCCCATCAAATGGTCGACTTCATTGTTGATTACTACCAAAAAATAGAATCCTACCCAGTTCTCAGCCAAGTCCAACCTGGATATCTCCGTACCCGCATCCCACAAACCGCACCGTATAGTCCCGAATCATTGGAAACCATTTTCACCGACATTGCCAGTGATATAATCCCTGGGATGACTCACTGGTTAAGCCCAAACTTTTTCGCATTCTTTCCTGCCACCGTCAGCACAGCTGCTTTTCTTGGAGAAATGCTGTCTACTTGTTTTAACTCGGTGGGATTCAATTGGCTGGCTTCTCCGGCAGCCACCGAGCTCGAGATGGTCGTCATGGACTGGCTTGCTAACATGCTCAAACTTCCCAAATCTTTCATGTTTTCGGGCACCGGAGGTGGTGTCATCCAGAGCACCACCAGCGAATCTGTCCTCGTCACGCTCATTGCCGCCAGAGACCGTGCTCTCGATAAAATTGGAGCCGAGAACATGAAGAAGCTCGTCGTCTACGGCTCCGACCAAACCCATTCCATGTTTGTCAAGGCCTCCAAGCTAGCCGGTATACACCCTTCCAACATAAGGTCCATCCCCACAAACCTCCATAACGAGTTTTCATTATGCCCGGCTGTACTCCGTAATGTTGTGGAAGCTGACGTGGCAGAGGGATTGGTCCCACTCTATCTCTGTGCCACCGTGGGAACCACTTCCACCACAGCCATCGACCCCGTGCAGCCACTTGCCGAAGTGGCAAACGATCACGGCATGTGGATTCACGTGGATGCGGCTTACGCTGGAAGCGCTTGTATCTGTCCCGAGTTCAGGCACTACTTGAACGGGGTCGAGCGGGTTGACTCACTGAGTCTAAGCCCGCATAAGTGGCTGCTCAGTTACTTGGATTGTTGCTGTTTGTGGGTGAAGCGGCCGGGTATTTTGGTCAAAGCGCTGAGCACAAATCCGGAGTATTTGAGAAACAAACCCAGCGACTCAGACGCAGTGGTGGATTTCAAAGACTGGCAAGTGGGTACGGGTCGGAAATTCAAGTCGCTCAGACTGTGGATGGTACTGAGGAGCTGCGGCATTGCGAACCTTCAGAACCACATTCGGTCGGATATCCGAATGGCCAAAATGTTCGAGAGGTTGGTGAAATTGGACCCCAGGTTCGAGATCGTGACTCCCAGACGGTTTGCGTTGGTTTGTTTTCGATTAAACCCGTTTCCATCAAGCAATGCCGAACGCACGGAGTTAATGAATAGGAAACTACTGGAATGGATAAACTCGAGCGGTCAGATTTATGTCTCGCACACAATAGTTGGTGGGGTTTATATGTTGAGGTTTGCAATTGGAGCCACGCTTACTGAAGAGCGTCACGTGGTTGCGGCGTGGACGTTGATCAGGAATGGAGCTGAAGAATTGCTCAAGGGacttgttatataa
- the LOC107416952 gene encoding equilibrative nucleotide transporter 3 isoform X1 — protein sequence MENLDENGPPARLEGKYGAMVVCWLLGNGCLFSWNSMLTIEDYYGYLFPDYHPSRVLTLVYQPFALGTLAVLAYHEAKINTRRRNLFGYILFFLSSVLVLVLDLATSGKGGLGTFIGICAISGAFGVADAHVQGGMVGDLSFMLPEFVQSFLAGLAASGALTSALRLITKAAFENTKDGLRKGAILFFAISAFFELLCVLLYAFAFPKMPIVKYYRSKAASEGSKTVSADLAAGGIQTLLEIDGEDPNKLQRLSNKELLFQNMDYALDMFLIYVLTLSIFPGFLSEDTGSHSLGTWYALVLIAMYNVCDLIGRYIPLFKFLKLTSRRGLMIAILSRFLLIPAFYFTAKYGDQGWMILLTSFLGLTNGYFTVCVLTSAPKGYKGPEQNALGNLLVLFLVGGLFAGVTLDWLWLIGKGW from the exons ATGGAAAACCTTGATGAAAATGGACCTCCTGCCAGGCTTGAG GGGAAGTATGGTGCAATGGTAGTATGTTGGCTTCTTGGAAATGGGTGCCTTTTTTCGTGGAACAGCATGCTTACAATAGAAGACTACTATGGTTACTTGTTCCCG GATTACCATCCGTCAAGGGTTCTCACGCTTGTGTATCAGCCATTTGCCCTGGGAACACTTGCAGTACTGGCGTACCATGAGGCAAAAATCAATACTAGGCGACGGAACCTGTTTGGATATATTCTGTTTTTCTTGAGTTCTGTTTTGGTATTAGTT TTAGATTTAGCAACATCTGGTAAAGGAGGGCTTGGAACTTTTATTGGAATATGTGCTATAAGTGGTGCCTTTGGAGTTGCAGATGCTCATGTTCAGGGTGGGATGGTTGGAGATCTTTCCTTCATGCTTCCTGAATTTGTTCAA TCTTTCCTTGCTGGTTTGGCTGCATCAGGAGCTCTAACCTCTGCTTTGAGGTTAATTACAAAGGCAGCATTTGAGAATACCAAGGATGGTCTTCGCAAGGGAGCTA TTCTATTCTTTGCCATCTCTGCTTTTTTTGAGCTTCTATGTGTTCTTCTATATGCATTTGCTTTTCCAAAAATGCCAATTGTTAAATATTACCGCTCCAAGGCAGCTTCAGAAGGATCTAAAACTGTCTCAGCTGATCTTGCTGCTGGTGGCATCCAGACATTACTTGAAATA GATGGGGAAGATCCTAATAAACTACAGCGGCTAAGCAACAAAGAACTGTTATTTCAGAATATGGATTATGCACTTGATATGTTTCTGATATATGTGCTAACATTATCTATTTTTCCTGGATTTTTATCTGAAGATACTGGATCTCACAGTTTGGGTACATG GTATGCACTGGTCTTAATTGCCATGTACAATGTGTGTGATCTTATTGGAAGATACATTCCACTCTTTAAATTCCTGAAGTTGACATCCAGGAGAGGACTGATGATAGCGATTCTTTCTCGTTTCTTACTCATTCCGGCATTTTATTTCACTGCCAAGTATGGTGATCAGGGCTGGATGATATTGTTGACGTCCTTCCTGGGTCTAACTAATGGCTACTTTACTGTCTGTGTCCTTACTTCTGCACCCAAAGGTTACAAG GGACCGGAGCAAAATGCATTGGGAAACCTTCTGGTATTGTTTCTTGTAGGAGGGTTATTTGCGGGGGTCACACTTGATTGGTTGTGGCTTATAGGCAAGGGCTGgtga
- the LOC107416952 gene encoding equilibrative nucleotide transporter 3 isoform X3, whose amino-acid sequence MENLDENGPPARLEGKYGAMVVCWLLGNGCLFSWNSMLTIEDYYGYLFPDYHPSRVLTLVYQPFALGTLAVLAYHEAKINTRRRNLFGYILFFLSSVLVLVLDLATSGKGGLGTFIGICAISGAFGVADAHVQGGMVGDLSFMLPEFVQSFLAGLAASGALTSALRLITKAAFENTKDGLRKGATSEGSKTVSADLAAGGIQTLLEIDGEDPNKLQRLSNKELLFQNMDYALDMFLIYVLTLSIFPGFLSEDTGSHSLGTWYALVLIAMYNVCDLIGRYIPLFKFLKLTSRRGLMIAILSRFLLIPAFYFTAKYGDQGWMILLTSFLGLTNGYFTVCVLTSAPKGYKGPEQNALGNLLVLFLVGGLFAGVTLDWLWLIGKGW is encoded by the exons ATGGAAAACCTTGATGAAAATGGACCTCCTGCCAGGCTTGAG GGGAAGTATGGTGCAATGGTAGTATGTTGGCTTCTTGGAAATGGGTGCCTTTTTTCGTGGAACAGCATGCTTACAATAGAAGACTACTATGGTTACTTGTTCCCG GATTACCATCCGTCAAGGGTTCTCACGCTTGTGTATCAGCCATTTGCCCTGGGAACACTTGCAGTACTGGCGTACCATGAGGCAAAAATCAATACTAGGCGACGGAACCTGTTTGGATATATTCTGTTTTTCTTGAGTTCTGTTTTGGTATTAGTT TTAGATTTAGCAACATCTGGTAAAGGAGGGCTTGGAACTTTTATTGGAATATGTGCTATAAGTGGTGCCTTTGGAGTTGCAGATGCTCATGTTCAGGGTGGGATGGTTGGAGATCTTTCCTTCATGCTTCCTGAATTTGTTCAA TCTTTCCTTGCTGGTTTGGCTGCATCAGGAGCTCTAACCTCTGCTTTGAGGTTAATTACAAAGGCAGCATTTGAGAATACCAAGGATGGTCTTCGCAAGGGAGCTA CTTCAGAAGGATCTAAAACTGTCTCAGCTGATCTTGCTGCTGGTGGCATCCAGACATTACTTGAAATA GATGGGGAAGATCCTAATAAACTACAGCGGCTAAGCAACAAAGAACTGTTATTTCAGAATATGGATTATGCACTTGATATGTTTCTGATATATGTGCTAACATTATCTATTTTTCCTGGATTTTTATCTGAAGATACTGGATCTCACAGTTTGGGTACATG GTATGCACTGGTCTTAATTGCCATGTACAATGTGTGTGATCTTATTGGAAGATACATTCCACTCTTTAAATTCCTGAAGTTGACATCCAGGAGAGGACTGATGATAGCGATTCTTTCTCGTTTCTTACTCATTCCGGCATTTTATTTCACTGCCAAGTATGGTGATCAGGGCTGGATGATATTGTTGACGTCCTTCCTGGGTCTAACTAATGGCTACTTTACTGTCTGTGTCCTTACTTCTGCACCCAAAGGTTACAAG GGACCGGAGCAAAATGCATTGGGAAACCTTCTGGTATTGTTTCTTGTAGGAGGGTTATTTGCGGGGGTCACACTTGATTGGTTGTGGCTTATAGGCAAGGGCTGgtga
- the LOC107416949 gene encoding uncharacterized GPI-anchored protein At4g28100, translated as MSTFTSILALLVLLFSNFHHCLAGLLAEPLKPGEYSSPNTVPAFPVQTQAQNCRLDLSDELFGGVREACGRDLDRSRCCPVLAAWLFAAHARSALDVSSAPSPSPDGDLPMMPDDSQKCVNSLQSSLLSRNIRLQQPNSSCDAILCFCGIRLHQITSLSCPAAFNMSGFHNATPTAAVKNLEKNCRNSSYSGCTKCLGALEKLKGGYKNGTGGESRQSERASKMFNRDCQLMGLTWLLARNKTAYIPTVSAVLRAIMYSAHPPHQSKCSPDQENMPLAVDSLQFEKARASSSPSNIWFPILPLIILVSLFV; from the exons ATGTCAACTTTTACGTCCATTTTGGCACTCCTTGTTCTGCTATTCTCCAACTTTCACCATTGTCTCGCCGGTTTACTCGCTGAACCTTTGAAACCTGGCGAATACTCGAGCCCCAATACAGTCCCAGCCTTTCCGGTCCAGACCCAGGCCCAGAATTGTCGACTCGACCTCTCCGATGAGCTATTTGGCGGTGTAAGGGAAGCCTGTGGCAGAGACCTCGACCGAAGCCGATGTTGCCCTGTACTAGCGGCGTGGCTCTTCGCGGCTCACGCCAGGTCGGCACTTGATGTTTCGTCGGCTCCGTCACCGTCGCCCGATGGAGACCTTCCGATGATGCCTGATGACTCGCAGAAATGCGTGAACTCGCTGCAGAGCTCGTTGCTGAGCCGCAACATTCGGCTTCAGCAACCCAATTCGAGCTGCGACGCCATTTTATGCTTCTGTGGGATCAGGCTCCACCAGATTACGTCGCTGAGTTGTCCGGCGGCGTTTAACATGTCCGGGTTCCACAACGCCACTCCCACCGCTGCCGTTAAGAATTTGGAGAAGAATTGCCGGAACTCCTCCTATTCCGGCTGCACCAAATGCCTCGGTGCTCTGGAAAAG CTAAAGGGCGGGTACAAGAACGGAACGGGAGGAGAAAGTAGGCAAAGTGAGAGGGCCAGCAAAATGTTCAACAGGGATTGCCAGCTCATGGGTCTGACGTGGCTTTTAGCGAGAAACAAAACGGCGTACATACCGACTGTTTCCGCTGTATTGCGCGCCATCATGTACAGTGCGCACCCACCGCACCAGTCCAAGTGTAGCCCGGACCAGGAGAACATGCCTCTAGCCGTTGACTCGTTGCAGTTCGAGAAGGCCAGAGCCTCATCATCACCGTCCAATATTTGGTTTCCGATTTTGCCCCTAATCATTTTGGTGTCTCTGTTTGTTTAG